A genomic window from Methanoculleus sp. SDB includes:
- a CDS encoding molybdopterin biosynthesis protein MoeE → MIGLTTEPIDAGKMIEAAKQRNVGGIVAFVGTVRDDGIESLELEVFEEVAQSDLLRIAGEAETMFGLSSVDILHRFGNLALGETIVVIVAAAAHRKEAFLGCEYIIDRIKEYVPIWKKEYRSDGTRWVEGHAP, encoded by the coding sequence ATGATTGGACTTACCACCGAACCGATTGATGCGGGGAAGATGATTGAAGCCGCCAAACAGCGGAATGTCGGAGGAATTGTCGCTTTTGTCGGCACGGTCCGGGACGACGGTATCGAGTCACTGGAACTGGAGGTCTTTGAAGAAGTGGCGCAGTCGGATCTTCTCCGGATTGCCGGGGAGGCCGAGACAATGTTCGGGCTTTCCTCCGTGGACATCCTGCACCGTTTCGGAAACCTTGCTCTGGGCGAAACGATCGTGGTTATCGTCGCCGCTGCCGCCCACCGGAAAGAGGCATTCCTCGGCTGCGAGTACATTATCGACCGGATCAAGGAATATGTACCGATCTGGAAGAAAGAGTACCGTTCCGACGGTACGCGCTGGGTTGAGGGGCATGCGCCCTGA
- a CDS encoding glutamate synthase, with product MVLYRCDVCNVFEYDSERGNSLLGIPPGTEPDRFPQSWACPICSSDKMHLKPEKAVHRVSSEQEITCPVCGAKHAIMISYAEKADLAGYLGEWRRESDSTETEMAAIHTISATGAAIIEPMRTRKPVISWDDILIKGAQLAKLPLNPDEPVTSRTVIGPAAARPLVIETPIYVTHMSFGALSREVKLALAGGSAAVQTAIGSGEGGILEEEREAAHRYIFEYVPNRYSVTPENLASADAIEIKIGQSTKPGMGGHLPAEKVTPEIAALRGFPEGHDIVSPAHFEDILTPDDLKRKVAWLREMSGGRPIGIKFAAGNIEQDMEVAVFAEPDFITIDGRPGGTGASPKSVKDATGIPTIFALYRARRFLDERGLPNISLVITGGLRISSDFAKALALGADAVAIGTAALMACACQQYRLCSTGTCPVGVATQNPDLRKRLEVTISARKLEHFLRVSTEELKDFARLTGNRDVHGLTVSDLCTVNSEISGHTTIGHV from the coding sequence ATGGTACTGTACCGCTGTGATGTCTGCAATGTATTTGAATACGATTCCGAACGGGGGAACTCCCTTCTGGGCATCCCTCCCGGAACCGAACCGGACCGGTTCCCCCAATCATGGGCATGCCCGATCTGCTCGTCCGATAAAATGCACCTGAAACCGGAGAAAGCGGTGCATAGGGTAAGCTCCGAACAGGAGATCACCTGCCCCGTCTGCGGTGCGAAACACGCAATCATGATATCGTATGCGGAGAAAGCGGATCTCGCCGGGTACTTGGGCGAGTGGAGGCGTGAATCAGACAGCACCGAGACGGAAATGGCGGCGATTCACACCATCTCCGCAACGGGAGCTGCGATCATCGAACCGATGCGGACCAGAAAACCCGTCATATCCTGGGATGATATCCTGATAAAAGGTGCCCAGCTAGCAAAACTTCCGCTCAACCCCGACGAACCCGTCACCTCCCGGACCGTTATCGGCCCTGCTGCCGCACGGCCGCTTGTCATCGAGACGCCGATTTATGTGACCCACATGTCATTCGGCGCACTTTCCCGCGAAGTGAAACTCGCTCTGGCAGGCGGGAGTGCCGCGGTGCAAACGGCGATCGGATCGGGAGAGGGGGGAATTCTTGAGGAGGAGCGGGAAGCGGCTCACCGTTATATTTTCGAATACGTCCCGAACCGCTATTCCGTCACACCGGAAAATCTCGCTTCGGCCGATGCCATCGAAATCAAGATCGGTCAGTCAACCAAACCCGGCATGGGGGGGCATCTCCCGGCCGAGAAGGTTACACCGGAGATAGCCGCCCTCAGGGGATTTCCCGAAGGCCACGACATTGTCAGCCCCGCACATTTTGAGGATATCCTGACACCGGACGACCTGAAGCGGAAAGTGGCATGGCTGCGGGAGATGTCGGGGGGCAGGCCGATCGGGATCAAGTTTGCCGCAGGGAATATCGAGCAGGATATGGAGGTCGCGGTCTTTGCAGAGCCCGATTTCATCACGATCGACGGGCGGCCCGGGGGTACGGGGGCCTCCCCGAAGTCTGTCAAGGATGCCACCGGAATACCCACCATTTTTGCTCTTTACCGGGCCCGGCGGTTCCTCGACGAGCGGGGGCTCCCGAATATTTCTCTCGTCATCACCGGCGGTCTCCGCATATCCTCCGATTTCGCGAAGGCGCTTGCCCTTGGTGCGGATGCAGTCGCCATCGGCACCGCCGCACTGATGGCATGTGCCTGCCAGCAGTACCGTCTCTGCAGCACCGGCACATGCCCCGTCGGAGTGGCCACCCAAAATCCGGATCTCAGGAAACGCCTTGAGGTTACCATATCGGCCCGGAAACTCGAGCATTTTCTCCGGGTATCAACCGAGGAGCTGAAGGACTTCGCACGCCTGACCGGCAACCGCGACGTCCACGGGCTCACGGTATCTGATCTCTGCACGGTAAACTCGGAAATCTCGGGGCATACGACAATCGGACACGTGTGA
- a CDS encoding PBS lyase, whose translation MHRRETDPTARVMADRTKRQEENFRILVAQLKHESIPYRVKAAEALGHIGDPKALEPLIACLDDPENDVQWVAARALGTLKDARAASALIAVLGRPDRWVRQGSAWALGELEETRAVEPLSALLSDPKKDVRVTVAEALGKIGNVRAERALRAALNDDEPDVRAAARAALRLIGIPPE comes from the coding sequence ATGCACCGGCGGGAGACGGATCCGACGGCCCGGGTGATGGCGGACCGGACGAAACGTCAGGAAGAAAATTTCAGGATTTTGGTTGCGCAGCTCAAACACGAATCCATCCCGTATCGTGTGAAGGCAGCAGAGGCGCTCGGACATATCGGTGATCCGAAGGCACTGGAGCCGCTCATCGCCTGTCTTGACGATCCCGAGAATGACGTCCAGTGGGTAGCGGCCCGGGCGCTCGGCACCCTGAAGGATGCACGGGCCGCCTCCGCCCTGATCGCCGTGCTCGGACGACCGGATCGATGGGTCAGGCAGGGATCGGCGTGGGCCCTTGGCGAGCTTGAAGAAACCCGTGCCGTCGAGCCGCTCAGCGCGCTTCTCTCGGATCCGAAAAAGGATGTACGCGTCACTGTTGCCGAAGCGCTCGGTAAAATAGGGAATGTACGGGCAGAGCGCGCCCTCCGGGCCGCTCTGAATGATGATGAGCCGGATGTCCGGGCTGCGGCCCGGGCGGCCCTGAGGCTTATCGGGATTCCACCGGAGTGA
- a CDS encoding sodium:calcium symporter, with product MELWSSRFGFILAAIGSAVGIGNIWRFSAVLGQNGGGAYLIPYLIAVFLFAMPLMMLELSMGRHFRATVVSAFKNVRPRFNVIGWLLCATVFLILSYYLVITGWTLAYVVSSASGQIESFARFTGSYEPVLYFIMTAAVTGVVVSAGVRKGIEKISTVMIPFCVGILALMAVYATTLPGFAEGITFFLSPDFSVLANPLIWSAAFGQAFFSLSVGEGILITYGAYMDRETVIPYSAIIITVADLVVALMAGAVIFPIVFTFGLEPTIGAELAFSTLPKAFALMPGGYLLGILFFLVLFFAGLTSAVSMLEVTVAAIREATGLSRRIIAALLTALVMIAGMPSALSYSALGLRFDDIRILDFMDETVGELGLPVSAFLIAVIFTWFIPRTALGSQIDGGGVWLRLVWLMCRYIIPAVLIVTTAARLLSGVDFAGWRFIPGTESIGSLLQGTGALIIFAMLIVIILAFCRLKGCRIPPHLRGWR from the coding sequence ATGGAGCTCTGGTCATCACGTTTCGGGTTTATTCTCGCCGCAATCGGCTCTGCGGTCGGAATCGGCAACATCTGGCGCTTTTCAGCGGTCCTCGGCCAGAACGGGGGCGGAGCATACCTCATACCGTACCTGATCGCGGTCTTCCTCTTTGCCATGCCGCTGATGATGCTGGAACTCTCCATGGGCCGGCACTTCCGGGCAACCGTCGTCTCCGCGTTTAAAAATGTCCGGCCACGCTTCAACGTCATCGGGTGGCTGCTCTGTGCAACGGTCTTCCTCATTCTCAGTTACTACCTGGTCATCACCGGCTGGACGCTTGCCTATGTCGTCTCCTCCGCTTCGGGGCAGATAGAGTCCTTTGCCCGCTTCACCGGCAGTTACGAACCGGTGCTCTATTTCATCATGACGGCTGCCGTCACCGGCGTTGTCGTGTCTGCAGGGGTTCGGAAGGGAATAGAGAAGATCTCAACCGTCATGATTCCTTTCTGCGTCGGCATTCTTGCGCTGATGGCAGTCTACGCCACGACATTGCCGGGATTTGCGGAAGGAATCACCTTTTTTCTCTCTCCGGATTTTTCCGTCCTCGCAAATCCCCTGATCTGGAGTGCGGCTTTCGGACAGGCGTTCTTTTCACTTTCCGTCGGGGAAGGAATCCTGATCACCTACGGGGCGTACATGGACAGGGAAACCGTTATTCCCTATTCGGCAATCATTATCACCGTTGCCGACCTCGTCGTCGCACTGATGGCAGGCGCCGTGATTTTTCCAATCGTCTTTACATTCGGGCTTGAACCGACAATCGGGGCAGAACTGGCTTTTTCGACGCTCCCAAAGGCCTTTGCCCTGATGCCGGGCGGATATCTGCTCGGAATTCTGTTTTTCCTTGTCCTCTTTTTCGCAGGCCTGACCTCGGCGGTATCGATGCTGGAAGTAACCGTCGCGGCAATCCGTGAAGCCACAGGGCTTTCGCGGCGCATCATCGCAGCGCTTCTCACCGCCCTCGTTATGATTGCGGGCATGCCGTCGGCACTCAGCTACAGCGCCCTCGGGCTGAGGTTCGACGATATCCGGATACTTGATTTTATGGATGAAACGGTGGGTGAGCTCGGCCTGCCGGTTTCGGCGTTCCTGATTGCCGTTATCTTCACGTGGTTCATACCCCGCACTGCACTCGGTTCCCAGATTGACGGCGGAGGTGTGTGGCTGCGGCTGGTCTGGCTCATGTGCCGCTATATTATCCCCGCCGTCCTCATCGTAACGACCGCAGCACGGCTCCTCTCCGGGGTTGATTTCGCAGGATGGCGTTTCATACCCGGCACGGAGTCAATCGGAAGCCTGTTGCAGGGTACAGGCGCCCTCATTATATTTGCCATGCTCATTGTCATCATTCTCGCCTTCTGCCGCCTGAAGGGATGCAGGATTCCCCCCCATCTCCGCGGATGGCGGTAA
- a CDS encoding radical SAM/SPASM domain-containing protein translates to MNWNLIITDDCNLCCTYCRGKMYGTCRSTDPGIAIDDTPPPDLSVDPAILYSFLARDPEATLTFYGGEPLLRSDLVEMIITEAPVKRFLLHTNGICLPSLDPALVQRFETIFVSIDGPEALTDLYRGPGTFRRAMDGVRYAEDAGFTGELIARMTVAEATDIEAAVRYLAGNESCPFSSIHWQMDANFWDDFGLRSFAPWVHNSYNPGIRRLVRAWLDIMRSEGRVPKWYPFLVTAEDLLLGKQSPLRCGSGHANYTIMTDGTIIPCPCMIGMRDYYLGHIATADPRGLPTVPVEGDCTICSLFEFCGGRCLYSNILRPWPDEGRKLVRCTVENLQGAINGVLPEIRALISEGRIASADFHHEKYQGCEVIP, encoded by the coding sequence GTGAACTGGAACCTGATCATTACCGACGACTGCAACCTCTGCTGTACCTACTGCCGCGGAAAAATGTACGGAACCTGCCGGAGTACTGACCCCGGCATTGCCATCGACGATACTCCCCCTCCCGATCTCAGCGTCGATCCGGCGATCCTGTACAGTTTTCTGGCGCGGGATCCCGAGGCAACGCTGACGTTTTACGGCGGAGAACCACTGCTGCGGTCTGATCTGGTGGAGATGATTATTACGGAGGCGCCGGTGAAACGGTTTCTTCTCCACACAAACGGCATCTGCCTCCCCTCCCTCGATCCCGCGCTGGTGCAGAGGTTTGAAACCATTTTTGTATCTATCGACGGGCCCGAAGCGCTGACCGATCTGTACCGGGGACCGGGAACCTTCCGCCGTGCCATGGACGGTGTCCGTTATGCGGAGGATGCCGGTTTTACCGGTGAGCTGATTGCCCGGATGACCGTTGCCGAGGCTACCGACATCGAAGCGGCGGTCCGGTATCTTGCCGGAAACGAATCCTGTCCATTCTCGTCCATCCACTGGCAGATGGACGCAAATTTCTGGGATGATTTCGGATTGCGCTCCTTTGCACCCTGGGTCCATAACTCCTACAATCCGGGCATCAGGCGGCTCGTCCGCGCGTGGCTGGATATAATGCGGTCGGAAGGCCGTGTGCCGAAGTGGTATCCCTTCCTCGTGACGGCCGAAGATCTTCTGCTCGGGAAACAGAGTCCGCTTCGGTGCGGATCGGGCCACGCGAACTATACGATCATGACCGACGGCACCATCATACCCTGCCCGTGCATGATCGGAATGCGGGACTATTATCTCGGGCATATCGCCACTGCCGATCCGCGCGGACTGCCGACAGTACCGGTTGAGGGTGACTGCACTATCTGCAGCCTGTTCGAATTCTGCGGCGGCCGGTGCCTGTATTCAAACATACTCCGCCCGTGGCCCGATGAGGGGCGAAAGCTCGTACGCTGTACGGTTGAGAACCTTCAGGGGGCGATAAACGGAGTCCTGCCGGAAATACGCGCACTTATTAGCGAAGGGCGCATTGCATCAGCAGATTTTCATCATGAAAAATATCAGGGATGCGAAGTGATACCCTGA
- a CDS encoding lysine transporter LysE — translation MHALSEIFILGFAIGLTGALAPGPTLVATIRAALHDGWRAGPRVSSGHIAVEAGIFLIILTGAGTGIARYTGLISGVGGIALVGFGLLTLKESRDAAIEPQTAGLAGSPFAAGAMTSASNPYFWLWWVTIGGVFLLDAFSGGIASVGAFMAGHWLADLGWFTFVSTAISRGGRVLSPPAYRMILTACAVFLMVFGLSYLGSAIL, via the coding sequence ATGCATGCACTTTCCGAGATATTTATCCTCGGATTCGCAATCGGCCTGACCGGAGCGCTTGCCCCCGGCCCGACGCTGGTTGCGACGATCAGAGCCGCCCTCCACGACGGGTGGCGTGCAGGCCCGCGGGTGAGTTCGGGGCACATCGCCGTCGAGGCTGGTATTTTCCTGATTATCCTCACCGGCGCGGGAACCGGCATAGCACGGTATACCGGGTTGATCTCCGGTGTCGGTGGCATAGCACTTGTCGGATTCGGGCTCCTGACGCTGAAAGAAAGCCGTGATGCAGCGATTGAACCGCAAACGGCAGGTCTCGCGGGGAGCCCTTTTGCCGCAGGAGCGATGACGAGCGCATCAAACCCGTATTTCTGGCTGTGGTGGGTGACAATCGGGGGCGTTTTTTTGCTGGATGCATTCTCAGGCGGCATCGCCTCTGTCGGTGCCTTTATGGCAGGTCACTGGCTGGCGGATCTCGGTTGGTTCACATTTGTATCCACCGCAATTAGCAGAGGAGGGCGTGTCCTCTCCCCGCCTGCGTACCGGATGATTCTCACTGCCTGCGCGGTGTTTCTGATGGTATTCGGGCTCTCATACCTGGGATCCGCCATCCTTTAG
- a CDS encoding phosphohydrolase produces the protein MERDRGTARQRIREQADRQRAKTESLLSPFAQKSEAAVRRFNRKEPDVRSAYSRDADRILHSRAYTRYIDKTQVFYLVQNDHITHRVLHVQLVSKIARTIGRVLRLNEDLIEAIALGHDIGHAPYGHVGEDCLSRICRDQGIGGFFHNAQSVAFLDSIEDQDLTLQVLDGILCHNGESGDTALAPDLCGGFEAFDRRLERVAAGEDLHPITLEGCVVRIADTIAYSGRDLEDAREVGLIRGDDEEGWHWTRVLGTDNGMIVDTLIWDLLLNSDSDGNPHIRFSEDVAGALADLRRFSTLNIYENPKLTAERGKIDRMYRTLFETCLEDVVRENTDSRIFKEFIGQAWVSPRYRKNADPAEMVRDYIAGMTDRYFEKRFEEITMPRKIEGAFPRT, from the coding sequence ATGGAACGGGACCGCGGGACTGCACGGCAGAGGATCCGGGAACAGGCGGACCGCCAGCGTGCGAAAACGGAATCGCTTCTGTCACCCTTTGCCCAGAAAAGCGAGGCTGCCGTCCGCCGTTTCAACCGTAAGGAGCCTGATGTCCGTTCCGCTTATTCCCGGGATGCCGATCGCATCCTTCACAGCCGGGCCTATACGCGCTATATCGACAAGACCCAGGTATTCTATCTTGTGCAGAACGATCACATCACTCACCGGGTGCTGCACGTCCAGCTTGTCTCAAAGATCGCCCGAACCATAGGGCGTGTGCTGCGCCTGAATGAGGATCTCATCGAAGCGATTGCCCTCGGACACGACATAGGGCATGCCCCGTACGGGCATGTCGGTGAAGACTGCCTCTCCCGCATCTGCAGGGATCAGGGCATCGGGGGATTTTTCCACAATGCCCAGAGTGTGGCGTTTCTGGACAGCATCGAGGATCAGGATCTGACACTCCAGGTGCTCGACGGCATCCTCTGTCATAACGGTGAATCAGGAGACACAGCGCTGGCCCCCGACCTCTGTGGCGGATTTGAAGCGTTCGATCGCCGCCTTGAGCGTGTGGCTGCGGGGGAGGATCTTCACCCCATAACCCTTGAAGGCTGTGTGGTGCGCATTGCCGATACAATCGCCTATAGCGGCAGGGATCTGGAGGATGCCCGCGAAGTCGGGTTGATCCGGGGTGATGACGAAGAGGGCTGGCACTGGACGCGTGTGCTGGGAACCGACAACGGCATGATAGTCGATACCCTGATCTGGGATTTGCTCCTGAACAGCGATTCAGACGGAAACCCGCACATTCGTTTCTCGGAAGATGTCGCCGGGGCACTCGCCGATCTCCGCCGGTTCAGCACCCTGAATATCTATGAAAATCCGAAACTCACCGCGGAACGGGGGAAGATAGACCGGATGTACCGGACACTCTTTGAGACCTGTCTTGAAGACGTAGTCAGGGAAAACACGGATTCACGCATATTCAAGGAGTTTATCGGGCAGGCATGGGTATCGCCGCGGTACCGGAAGAACGCCGACCCCGCGGAAATGGTCAGGGACTATATCGCGGGAATGACGGACCGGTATTTTGAAAAACGGTTCGAAGAGATTACAATGCCCCGGAAAATCGAAGGAGCGTTTCCCCGCACCTGA
- a CDS encoding tRNA-Thr(GGU) m(6)t(6)A37 methyltransferase TsaA, giving the protein MRTPFRARSDAPRQGRGAGTVGEIHIDDAYTPGLEGIEACRYLIVLAWFDRSDRAALTATPPGTGISRGVFSTRSPDRPNPVGIECVELIERRGNVLKVRGVDALDGTPVIDIKPYSPALDGPGCR; this is encoded by the coding sequence ATGCGGACACCCTTCCGGGCACGAAGCGATGCGCCCCGGCAGGGACGCGGTGCCGGGACTGTTGGTGAGATTCACATCGACGATGCCTATACTCCCGGCCTCGAGGGGATCGAGGCATGCCGCTACCTCATCGTACTCGCATGGTTTGACCGATCCGACAGGGCGGCCCTCACCGCCACGCCGCCGGGAACCGGGATTTCACGGGGTGTCTTCTCCACACGGTCACCCGATCGGCCGAACCCCGTGGGCATCGAATGTGTCGAGCTGATCGAACGGCGGGGAAACGTTCTGAAGGTTCGTGGGGTCGATGCGCTTGACGGAACACCGGTCATCGATATCAAGCCGTACTCTCCTGCCCTTGACGGCCCGGGTTGCAGGTGA
- a CDS encoding ATP-binding protein: protein MAENTTQEPCTGDCKTCASANACDDPRNTQTGLPEKVSMDVRHVILVLSGKGGVGKSTVAANLAMSLSNRGYNTGLVDLDIHGPSIPIMLGIEDKKLSSLDGKHIDPVRITGTLGVVSMAFLLPDRSTPVIWRGPMKMTAIRQFLEDVAWGSLDYLVVDLPPGTGDEVLSVAQLAPNIAGAVIVTTPQDVAILDSGKAVRFIEKIGLRVLGVIENMSGMICPHCGEEIDLFGMGGGKKAAEELGVPYLGRIPMDPEMRKAGDEGRPFIIRRQGMDESNPTWAHVDEVLNTLLKQIQD, encoded by the coding sequence ATGGCAGAAAATACGACTCAAGAGCCCTGCACCGGTGACTGCAAGACCTGCGCTTCTGCAAATGCATGCGACGATCCCCGCAACACCCAGACAGGACTGCCGGAGAAAGTGAGCATGGATGTCAGGCACGTCATTCTTGTCCTGAGCGGCAAGGGTGGCGTCGGGAAGAGCACGGTCGCGGCCAACCTCGCCATGTCCCTGTCCAACCGGGGGTACAATACCGGGCTGGTCGACCTTGACATTCACGGACCGAGCATCCCGATCATGCTCGGGATCGAGGATAAAAAACTCTCGTCCCTCGACGGAAAGCATATCGATCCCGTGCGAATCACCGGCACGCTGGGTGTCGTATCCATGGCATTCCTGCTTCCGGATCGAAGCACACCTGTTATCTGGCGCGGACCGATGAAAATGACAGCAATCCGGCAGTTTCTCGAGGACGTTGCATGGGGTTCTCTCGATTATCTTGTCGTCGACCTCCCGCCCGGCACGGGCGATGAAGTGCTGTCTGTCGCCCAGCTTGCACCGAATATTGCCGGTGCTGTGATTGTGACCACACCGCAGGATGTGGCAATCCTCGACTCCGGGAAGGCTGTCCGGTTTATCGAAAAGATTGGCCTCCGGGTTCTTGGCGTCATCGAGAACATGAGCGGCATGATCTGTCCCCATTGTGGGGAAGAGATTGACCTCTTTGGCATGGGCGGGGGGAAAAAGGCTGCGGAGGAACTTGGCGTTCCCTATCTCGGCAGAATTCCCATGGATCCCGAAATGCGAAAAGCGGGTGATGAAGGCCGTCCCTTTATCATCCGCCGCCAGGGCATGGACGAATCGAATCCCACATGGGCGCATGTGGACGAAGTGTTAAATACCCTTCTCAAGCAGATACAGGACTGA